The Verrucomicrobiota bacterium region ATTGCGGGAAAATTCATTTCCGGTGAGTGGGGTGTGGAGTTAAAGGGATTTGAAGAATCCCGGGCCATTGACCGTCTGCGTGAGTCCAAGCACGGAGAAAATCCGTAGGACAGAGGATATGGCAAATTTAATTGATACAAGCGTGTGGATCGATTTCACTCGGTCGAAATCATCCCGAGTCCTTAAAAACTTTATTGCCCCGTATATTTTGGACACTAATGCATTTTTGTCTGAACCCGTTATTTTCGAGGTGATGAGACATGCGAGTGCCGCAGAGTTTAAACCCCTTGAGGCAATGACGGCGACCTTTCCGGTTTTATCGACCCCTTCTGATCTGTGGAAAAGGGCGACCTCGCTGGGGCGTACACTCAGGGACAAGGGTTATGTGGTGGGCTCCATTGATTTAGTCATTGCGGCATTGGCTTCTTACCATGGGGCACAGATCATTACCTTTGACCAGGATTTTCAGAAAATCGCCCTGTGTGAGAAGACCGTGAAAGTAAATTTATTAAAGCGGCCAAGTTGACTTCTTTTGGCTTAAAAAATAATCTGAAAAATAGATTATCGGGAACTTTCTGGATAGTCCGGGGGTCTTCATCTAGCATAAAAACAATGAGTTTTGATTTAAAACAAAGGAACATGATGAATAGAACAAAAGTTTTAGCGTTTACGGGGGTGTTACTTGCGCAATTTGCTGCGCTGGCTGTCGCCGAGAATACATCACTGACGATTTATAATCAGGATTTTGCCGTAGTCCGGGATAAAGCTGTCCTCGACCTCAAAGAAGGGGATAATAT contains the following coding sequences:
- a CDS encoding PIN domain-containing protein — encoded protein: MANLIDTSVWIDFTRSKSSRVLKNFIAPYILDTNAFLSEPVIFEVMRHASAAEFKPLEAMTATFPVLSTPSDLWKRATSLGRTLRDKGYVVGSIDLVIAALASYHGAQIITFDQDFQKIALCEKTVKVNLLKRPS